The genomic DNA TACTGCAATATTACGCGTTCCCTTAATACCCAAGTCTGACCCACAACCAAAGATGACCTTCAGACCTTAAAGTCCTGAGTAAACAGTCAGACACTTCCAATTGTCAGGCAAACTGGAAACCAAAGAACCTTTATTTTCCAGAAAGATGAATCATGATCAAACCTGAGGTAAACTCTCCGTTACGGAGCAACATACTTGTTTTGCATATGAACTGACCGCATTGTGAGAAATAGTCTGAGCCCTGTCCTTGCACAACCTTTTAACAACTCTGATGCACCCATTACCTATACAAGCAGCGATTCATAGTTTACATACTGCTTCTGACGCCGTCTACAGAAGTATGCACTGAATACAGAAAGAGTAGCATGTATTTAGTCCAGGAACCCAAGAAAAGTCATTTACATTAATACACaggagaagaacaacaacagaactgtcttgattattttacaattttagCAGTTAAATAGTTTCTACAGCTGCAAGTGTTGGAAACTGGGCAGGCAGGTCATTTCACGTTGTGGAACAGCTTGTGTGCGACCTACAAAGAATAGAGAGAACACCGTGAGCGTCTTCATCGTAAGACAAAGGCACAAAAATCAAGTGACAGTCTGgttttaaaaaggggaaaaaagggcaaaacctttttctcctctttgtctcacatacacacttacacaatgGTCCCGGGCATGCAGGAAGTCAAAGAGTTCTTCTGTGCACTCCTCCTCAGTGCTGGATCTAGCGCCGACCCGGGCTTCACAGGTCTCCAGACGCTCCTTGAGGTGCACACAGTGTTCAGTCTGCTCACACTTGGATCGTATCGTTTCTAGAGGGTCCTGGGAGAGACAAAAAGCAAATCGGGTATACAATTTTTACAATAAATTAACCCTCACCATATCAACTAATCACATAACTGGTAATATACATACGTGTTAAACGCTACAGCTGCTGCCAGAAACTCTGCACCAACATAATTCACTGTCTCCACTTCTGATATTGAAGCCCAGTTCTTCAGTCGTATACTTAACATTTTTCTAGAGCCTTTGGCAAATCAACCACAATTCTCAAACTGATATCAAAGCACGATGCACAAAACCATGATTGCTGTTTGCGATGGTGATTTTGGAatgaagtactcagatctttggcttaagtaaaagcagcaataccacagtgtagaaatactccgTTGCAAGTcaaagtcatgcattcaaaattatatttaagtaaaagtacaacagtattagcatcaaaagtATCAAGAGCTTaagtactcatcatgcagaatgtCCTATTTCATGTGTATGATAGTATaggattataattattataaatgtgttcatcactttaatgctgCAGTTGGTGAAGGTGggctaattttaattactttatatagtgctgggtagcttgtgaatttccccccAGGATCAAATAAATTCTATCTTATCCTTTATTAATACATCATAatatatttgttgattatactgtgttttgtattgtgaATCAGCAAAGTGAccagtaactaaagctgtcaaataaatgtgctgGTGTAAAAACTagaatattttcctctgaattgTAGTACAGTAGTAGCAGAAAATTCAGATACTGAAATAatgtacaaatacctcaaagttgtacttgagtaaatgtactttcttcAACTGAATGAAACAAC from Enoplosus armatus isolate fEnoArm2 chromosome 14, fEnoArm2.hap1, whole genome shotgun sequence includes the following:
- the LOC139296532 gene encoding cytochrome b-c1 complex subunit 6, mitochondrial-like isoform X1 → MVFERKMLTNGDPDDEEEDAPAEEEEEEEEEEEEDMVDPLETIRSKCEQTEHCVHLKERLETCEARVGARSSTEEECTEELFDFLHARDHCVAHKLFHNVK
- the LOC139296532 gene encoding cytochrome b-c1 complex subunit 6, mitochondrial-like isoform X4, encoding MVFERKMLTNGDPDDEDPLETIRSKCEQTEHCVHLKERLETCEARVGARSSTEEECTEELFDFLHARDHCVAHKLFHNVK
- the LOC139296532 gene encoding cytochrome b-c1 complex subunit 6, mitochondrial-like isoform X2, coding for MVFERKMLTNGDPDDEEEEEEEEEEEDMVDPLETIRSKCEQTEHCVHLKERLETCEARVGARSSTEEECTEELFDFLHARDHCVAHKLFHNVK
- the LOC139296532 gene encoding cytochrome b-c1 complex subunit 6, mitochondrial-like isoform X3 is translated as MVFERKMLTNGDPDDEEEEEEDMVDPLETIRSKCEQTEHCVHLKERLETCEARVGARSSTEEECTEELFDFLHARDHCVAHKLFHNVK